CACATTGTTTCTAGCATGACATAATGCAATGTATGCCAGCCTTATTTGCTTTACCTGTGTCAGCTTATCTTGCACATTCCTGTGTAATTGCGAGGCCTTCAGTGTACTGATAAGACATTTGTCCGAATGCCTTATGTCTGGCACTTGGAACCTTGGGGGAAAAGTGCAGCCCAAATTGCATGTGTttcttgtattttaaaaagtgccaaGACCGCTTCCAAAACCATATAACCCATATAGTGAATTTgcccttcttctttttctgattCTTTTGTTTGGAGCTCTCCTTTGAAGCTGCTTTTATTGGAATATTGAGACCTTAATGCTTATTTATCATATTGCAAAATGATTGCTGATTTTCCCAGCAATCattgtgttaaaaataattgtcCCTGAGAGTTTCCTTTGTTAATCGTTATCACGACATTGGCCTTTGTAATATATCTCAGAAGGCTGCAGTATAAAAATCATATCTCACAAATCTTGATTTTTTTATTGCCTGCCCAATCTAAATGACTCAGCTGCTTGTAGAGTGattgttttgatgaatcacaaTGACACCATACACCTGATCCAATATGTCAATAGTTCTGGGGAAAATAGTGTTGGCCAAACATGTAACATCAAGAGTTGGGCACTGTGCTTTTAATACATTGCAAGTCACAGAGTGCACAATAACATAATTTCAACGTAGTCTTTTGTCCCCAGTTCTTTTGTCCATGGAGAAGAATGCTGATGTGTAGAATCTAAACCTGCTAGGTTTTAGGAGTGGCGTATAATTacagtaagtgagagagagcaaacatgAACATGCATGTTATGGTTGTTGTCCCATGCACAGGggctacattttaaaataggtgAAGTGTGGATTCCTCTCTAATTTAGCTGTGTATGTTTCTGGAACTGCcattgttatgttttgttttgttgtttgtttgtttttgccacaCTTCACTGTCGACTATGCTACGCTACGCTTATCATCATGGTATCATCTTAATGAGTCAGCCAAAAAGTCTTTGGGCCtaagtaataaaatacaaactaGCGTAAAGTACCGTTAAACACTGCCGTCAGTACCCCCCTTACCAGTTCCCCCCATGGGTTTTCTCGTGCTTTGGCTCATTGTCATACTGGGTGTTGAACTGTTGCTGTTGGTGTTTGGTGGAGTCCTCCAGAAAGGCCAGCTGTGAATACTGAGCTTACAATTAAGAACACCAGCCTTCTGTCTAGGAAATGGGCCACTTCCTCATTGTTTGTTCTCTGCATCCTCTTGCTTTCCGCTACATATTATAGAATGCAAGCCTTTCTATTGCCTTTGGGGCTCTGAGTCCTTCTACTTAGCAGTGAAAGATGAACCtggatattttttaaattttaactaaattcttcattcatttttgacACATTCACAAATCCCCATTAACTTGAATTTACAATACTCCCAGAAGATTGGATTTCTGTAGAGAGGACATAACTTTCTCTGCATATATTTTCCTACCACTAACCCAAATTCCATGTACAAAAGGTTCTACCTTTTTGAACATCAAATGGAATTGTTTTCAGccttttctctcactttatcATACACCCAGTATTATAGTACACAATGGCACATTTATGTTCTCTGGGtctttttgacttttttcaTGTGCACTCTTGTTTAGTCTTGCTTTAACTATATTACGCTTATTTACCTGCCCTCATTACTTCCTGAAGGGGAACTatttgtgggattttttttctattggcCGAACAGCTCTTTGACTGAACAGCCCTTTGGTTGAACAGCCCAGATCGTAGCTCATGACTATGATTCCTTGGATTTTTCTGTTGTCTGAAAGTGtttttgagtatgtgtgttggtgtgttaaaGGTTGTTGTGAGGCAAAACAATgttcattaacatttattttgagaTTCTGTTTCTAGGCTCGTCATCATTGATCTAGCTTGTCTTGCTTCTATTAATTCTTCATTAAATTTTTATACTTTGTATCTAGTaattgcacatttaaaacaactttttaacTTTCCATATGCCCTGTAAGTGCAGACAGGATTCTTTCCCAGACTGGGTCAGTACTTATGTTGACTTACAGTGTTCTATTATTGTGACTGCAGAATtcccctgcctgtctctgtggaTTAACCCCACTATGACCGCTAACAAAATTTTAATTAGAAGAGTTTGTGACATTTGACCGAACCTTGTAGAAAGTCATCATAATGCATGTAATGCTGTATTCTCACATCAGTATGGTAAATGTCTGATGAACCCCCGGGTGATGCTGCTCTCATAGCAGCCCAGCATGAAAGATAAGTGTGCCTGACATCCTCAAACCATGGAATTCCTCCCAGCTTTGTTTATGTCTTGTTACTTACCTTGGCCACCCTTAGTGATTTTCTCTaggctctctctttctcagcagATGCATTTGTCACCTCTTTGTTTTTTGAGTGCCATAATTGATGCCTGGGATGCTATTACATGAAGGGACATTGCAACAATGGAAACCTTTCTCATTGTTACAGCAACCCCTCACTATATGTGGCTGCTTTCCATTAAGATGTGACTAAAGGCTGTTATTTAAAACCATTACTGCGCTCTGTAAAATAttgtagaaaatattttcagtagGGCTTAACAACAGGCTTCTTTGTACTGACTGATATTAATATGTTGAGTGACTGAATGTCTTTTTCTCTAAAGAGAGTAGTAGCTTCATTTTCTGTAGTTTATCTgaacaatgaaaaaaagaatcagGTATAATGCCCATTTATGCTGAAACAAAAGATAGATGTTTGCGTTAGAGGCATAAGGGGGTTCCCACAGTTCTTCATACAGgaaaactaacacacacacacgcacacatgtgcgtgtgtgtgcgtgtgtgtgtgtgtgggggggggggggtgtcctctACCaaaggcctgggagcttgaagGCCCTGCAAAAAATCTAAGCTCTTCCCAGGGCTACACTCTTCTGAATAGAGATCTCAGATGGGATCTGCTGgtgccactgttgcctttaccttccacatcttttctagctcttctccCAGGTCTTGGTATTTTTCGAGCTTTTCGTGTTCCTCTGTCCCTATCAcatgggattgctacatctatcactatagCTTTCTTCTGCTTTGTCCATAACTACTATGTCCGGTTGGTCATCcgttaccattttgtcagtctggattTGGAAGTTCCATAGCTCTTCTtagtcattctccaccaccttcggGGTGTGGCCCACTTTCACCTTGGAACCTCCATCCTGTACTCTACAGAGATGTTTCTGTaaactatgccagccacttggttatggcattccatgtacacacttacacacacacacacacacacacacacacacacacacacacacacacacacacacacacacacacacacacacacacactcaccagccactttattaggtacaccttgctAGCACTGGGTTGAACCCTCTTAGGCCTTCAGAACTACCTTAATTCTTCAAGGCATAGATTCAATATTCCTCAGAGaatttggtccatattgacatggTGGCATCACACAGTTGCTGCAAATTTGTCaactgcacatccatgatgcaaatctCCCGTTCCACCACATCACAAAGGTCCTCTGTTgcattgagatctggtgactgtggagccCATTTGAGTAAAATtaactcattgtcatgttcaagaaacctgtttgagatgatttgagctttgtgacatagtgcattatcctgctggatGTAGCCACCAGAAGATGGGTCACTGTGGTCATAAAAGGATGGACAgggtcagcaacaatactcagataggctgtggtgtttaatgtTACCCAGTTGGTATAAAGGGCCCCAAAgggtgccaagaaaatatccctcACACTATGAcctcaccaccaccagcctgaacaTGAACTGTTGATACAACGCAGGATGGGTCAATTCTATCATGTTATTTACACCATATTCTGACCCTATTATCTGAACAACAAAGTAGAAATCAAGACTCATCAGATCAGGcaacatttttacagttttcagTTGTTCAATTTTTGTGAACCTGTGcaaattgtagcctcagttgcctgtttTTAACTAACAGGAATGACACCTGGTGTGATCTtttgctgctgtagcccatcttcttcaagtgtgttgtgtgtccaGAGATGCTCTTCAGCATACCTCGGTTAAACCGAGTGGTTATTTGacttactgttgcctttctattaGCTCGTACCAGTCTGGTTATTCTTCTCTGACTTCTGGTAACTACAAGGAATTTTCACCCAGACAACTGCCattcactggatattttcttttttggactATTCTCTGTACACCCTAGAGATGATTGTGCATGTCAAAATCCCAGCAGATCAGCAGTTTAGATCAGcaatactcagaccagcccatctaccaccaacaaccatgccatgttcgaagtcacttaaatcacctttcatCCCCATGCTGATGCTTactttgaacttcagcaggtcctCTTGACCATGTCTATATGTCTAAATGCATTGTGTTGCTGTCATGTGATTGCCTGATTGGATATTTGTGTTACCGTGTAGTTgcacaggtgtacctaataaagtggccgaagtgtttgtgtgtgtgtgtgtgtgtgtgtgtgtgtgtgtgtgtgtgtgtgtgtatatatatatatatatatatatatatatatatatatatatatatatatatatatatatatatatacacacacacatacatacatacacccacgcCTGTTGGTGTCTGTTTGTCTAttgggcttttttgttttcatctgttGGAGTTACCTGTTGGCCAGGTTTCTCCAGAAACCTGAGAGGTCGGCATTCTTCAGCATGACTTTCTGATATAAATCAAGGTTAACAGAACTGTTTAGAATTATTGACCTAAAAGTGGTTAAATGACTGTGGTTAATCATTATTTCTGATGTATTAGGAGTTTACCATAGTTTGGAGGACTAGCAGGAAATTATACTCCCTGCTTACTTTTAATTACAGTCcggatgtttttgtgtttactaAATTTTCAGgtgaaaatttgaaaaatatatattttgctttACGAAACCTTGTCCATACCATATCTATTAGTATGTAATAAATACTAATATTGGAGCTGCTTGGAAGGAATCGTGTTGGTATTGGTTCAATATTAGAATCTGACTGAATGTAGTGACACATTAATTAGACCAAGTTCTGGATCAGTACACATACTTGTGACTGGAAAGTCCTTTAACAGAATCTCACTGGGTCCACTGTCTGCAGTGATCCCttgaaagcaaaaaaattaaacagagaTGTTTCAAAGGCACACAGTAGTTTCAGTCTACAGTAAAAGGGTAAAAATTAGAGCAGCATTCAACTTCAATGTAATAGTTACATTACGTCTACACACCTTTCATGTTCTACTGCTTATCCTAGGACTTTGATCAaagtaatttgttttaaatagaagTAATGGTAAGTACTAGCTGAAGGGCTTGCTGGAGTTGAGGGGGAGGGTCACTCCTCTGAGTGAACGATTCTGCTGAAGAGTCCACCCCCTTTTGGCAACTCTCCGTCTGCGGAGGAATCGTCGAATGAATGGCACCCAGgccctttctttctttgaagCCAGCCAAGAATGtgaggccccccccccccccccctttcttcaGACACCATTATCAGTGGTGAAATATTCCCTCTGCTGGGCCTATTGTGCCCTGGCAGGGCCGACGTCACAGACATGCAAGCCCGGCCTTCCAGCAGGGTCTGAAGGAAGCGAGGGTCACTGGAGCTCCTCACAGCCCTCACTGCCCAAGTTTCGAGGCAGGAGGCAAACTTGAGCAGGATGTACTCATGCCGGGGTTTTCAGTGGAGCTGCAGAttgttttttctccctttcttggACTAAAAGTTTTCCACCAGTTACTTCTGGTAAGGAAGCATGATCACCGGCTTTGTTGAATGACTTAGACTGTGAGGTTTATTTGAGCTTTTCCTGAACATTTTTCCATACAGAAATGCGAACACTAATATTCTTCATAAAATGAGACTAGGTGCTATTTTAATTTCATGCCAAAAACGTAATGCTGTGTTCTTGatatttttgtgtcttttggAGAAATCTGATTCTTCGTATATTTTGTCACTATTAATGCCATCTTTTCAAAGTgcttccctgtgtctgtgtccagaTCATTATGAATCCTGTCACTCTTGCCCATATACTAGCACTGTTTTAACCCCATTCCCCCCATTTGATCTGTTTCATTGATTGAGTTACAAAGGCCAGCATGACGGCTCATGAAATCACTGAAGTTATTCATCCAAAAGTGTTTCCGGTACATTCTGTTCAAAGTGAAATGTCAGCTCCTGTGTCGTAGCTTTCTGCTTTGGGCTCTGTGTTACCTGTGCAGGTGCATGTAAGTGTAAGTGGGGTAAGTGGGCTCATGACTGCACCTGCATGTCCTTCTTAGTGGTCATGCACCACTTCTGTTCTTGCGAGTGATTTTATCTGTAAAAAGATAGAGCTCACTGATACCACATTGTCAGTTATTGTCAGATATTGTCAAAACTTTTCCCAAGTTAATATGATAATACAATACTAGACACTGCTCATTTAAgttacatttaatttgtttgaagCTTTCTGTTcaattgtattgtatttgtagATGTCATGCCTAATTCAGACATTAAAACCACCCCATACATGTAAATTTAATCCTTTTTTCTTGTTCCTTAACAATGCATAATCTATATAAGAGTTATCACATGATTAATCCCCAAGTATTTCACCCAGGTTAAAATGACATTCCAGACATTTCTGATTACCACTGCCCCCCAACTGAACTTCAAGGCACTTATTACCAGTTGTACAGATGGTGCCTTTTATTAATAACTTCTGTTTAGCCCATGACATTCACTTTCTTAACTGGCACTACCAAAAAAGCTGCTGTACTCAACCGACAATTGCTTGAGACATGTTGTGAGACaagtatatataatacatatttatgatttatttaataGATATTTATTATccttttattgttatttcatGCTTCAAATTTGCAACAGTTCAGTTGTTCCCAAAGTAAGCTTGTTTTCCCCTACTAGCATTTGACCGTCCTATAAAGATTTCAGTGATCTAAAGTCATCATGGCAGTGAGATAATGGGTACAAATAAGTAACCATGTTTTGTAAAGAATTCAACATAAATTAGAGCAGTAGAgattaattattttgtgttaaTTATGACACAGTGAGAACCTTCTAGGCGCTGTACTGCACTGTACATGAAAAGACACTAATCTTTACAAAAATCTACAATCTGCTCTGTACATTCTATGTCAACATTTACATGCTCAAGCGTGTGGGCCTTGGGGTGTATGAAACACGTGCCTACCTACAAATTAGGACACTGTTATTGGTTAACTTCTTGCCCCAGTGGACATGCCATGTTGAAAATCTAACACAAACATGCTATTTTTAGTAAACACAGGCACCCTGACAGAGCAACATATACAATATGGTTATCTAGCACACCACAGCTAGGTAATAAGAAGCACGTTTGGTCTGAGAACTGAAGATTTTCATCAGTCATTAAACTCCTATTACCAACTCCTATTACCAAAATTGCACTTAGAATCTGATAAGTTTCACTTATGTgttcacacattttttttgtgaattttccCCAGGGCGATGCCTTCTACTATTTGTTGacggaaaaaaatgtaatgtaatagagGGCAGGAATTAGCCAATTAGATTAAATGAAGGCTTGATATAAACCATCATCCAGTGGGAAATACACACCCTTCATCATCTGCCTTTTTCAAGCAACTTCAAAACAGCTTTTCTTTTATCTAAACTATATGTCCAGCCCACTGGCATGATAACTATCTGCGAAGAATTTTCATTGGCAATGCCTTaagcacttttattttcattcaatGGACAGAGGCAAGTTCAAGTGTAAAATTCTCCAACATCTGGTCTCGGTAATAAatagtatgtgtatatttgttttttgtaggtACTACCAGAATCATGTCATTTCAGTTCTGtggaaagaaaagcaaactgGATATTCTTACCCTCAAAGGACATAAGAAAAATGacttgaaaataaaaagtaacaagTAATtgcatctttatttcatttcacttgGGTCCATGTGCCCAGGTTGAGATTCAGATGGATTCCTACAACTTCCAATTTGAGAGAATGAGCAACCTTGACCTGCATCCTCTTAGTCTTCCTGTAAGTCGACTTTCCCCTGCAAAGTCCACAAGTAGCATAGACCAATATACCCACCACCACAGCAAAGGGGACTCTGCTTACAGCTCTTTTTCTGGGGGCTCTAGTGCCCATGACTACTCTTCACCATTTCTATCAGACGATTTCCACCCACATAACCTGCAATATACAGACCTCAAGTACGTGAAGGCTGTGTACAGTCCCAGAATCCTGGAGTCAGATCCGAAGAGCATGGACCAGCTATATCACTCAATGGAGGCTCTTGCACAGCAAGATCATCATCCGAGCAAAAATGTAAGCCCTCATGTTAAAGACCCTCTGGTTCCTGACACAGCTCTAccaacacctccaccaccccctgcccccctcAACAGTTTTGTTGAGAACCTCGAGATCTCACAAGCACACCAGAGTCCCGAGGGTCATCTTGGTGACATTTCCTCTTCCAGGCCACAGACGGCTAATTCTGAAGTCCTCGTTTCCAggtctgaccctgtctgtggatGGAGATTTTCAGAACATTACCCGAAGGATCAGCTGAAGCTAGACGCCGAGTCAAAGTCAGCAGCTGTATTAAGCCGATTGACCTGGCAGACAAGTGAGCGCTTACAACACACCAAGGGTAGCCAGTCAGAAGTTCAGCAGAAGAGGTCACTTCCAGCTTATGGAGTTCCAGTAAACGAACAGCAGAGCATGGTCAACCCCTGGCACATGGCACAAAATATGATCAGTGGAAGTATTCAACACAAAGGGCAGTTCTATTTTGTCACTGGTGTGTACAAATCTTCTGAGTCCAGTGTCCCACAGCCACAATGTGTGGTAGACACTTGCAGTACAGAACCTCACAGGCAGGCTGAGAGGCAGAGGTCTCATAGCACTAtagaaaacatgtttatgaaTGTCCCACTGAGAAAACCGAGCAGCCCTGATGGCCCCAAAGGGAAACTGTTTTTTCAAGAGAATAAACAGTCAAGTGCACCAAAGGAATATGAGGAGCCTGCCAAGAACcatgtttttaatcatttttgtaaaataGACAAAGCTTCTCAAGGTGCAAATGTGTTAGAAGATAGCCAGAAGATCATGAGCATGGACACAGGCAGACATCACACCACCAATCACCCTATCTTCTACTGTGGCCCAGAGACGAGCTTCTCAACATCTGACACTTCTCAAAATAAGACCCCTGAAACAGACCAGAGCATTCATACAAAAGAGGATGAATATATAAACAGACTGACAAGACAGCCCTTAGTAGATGTGCCTTCTGAGAAGATAAGCAAAGAGACCACACCTCTCCTGTATCATCTCACTGGAGCTAACCAGGCCTCCTTTAtgaacaaagccaaaaatgagaAAAGCGATAGTTGGGGGTGCAAGGATCCTGACTGGAGTAAAACTAAGCCAAATGCAGGAAAGCAGTCACTTTGTTCTAGTGGTGACACAACGCACAGTGAAATATGTAAAGAGGAGACAGTAAAGGATTTCTCCTACCTATGTAATACACTGGATGATTCCttcaaaaaatattataaagaaAAGCTGAAGGATGCACAGAGCAAAGTTTTGAGAGAGACATCGTTCAAAAGAAAAGATCTGCAGCTCTCTTGGCCGTACAGAATAGAGCAGAGGTCTGACAAGAAGCTGTCTGTTGTACCTTCTGGCTTGCCACAAGACATGCATTCCAAGCCTGAATGCCCCATCCAACCCCACCTGCCCAAGTTtcaacaaacagaaaaggagtTTATGAAGACTCGTAGTCAAGACATAGACAAAGGGGTTGAGAAAGAGCAGAATACTGCACAGCCACAGGTGCCCCGAGTTGGCCATAGGAAGCGACTGACACTGGAACAGAAGAAGCTGTCTCGCTCTGAGCCAGAGAAACTGCACCAGCTGGCAGATGAACCTACTCATATAACCTGTCGCTCCCTTGGCAGTGAGAATGAAGGACTGCTCTCAGAAGACAGCCAAGGAGAGCACGGTCTAGTTGCCACCAGACGAAATGTGTTTGAGACAAGGGGGCGTGCCCTGTCAGCCTCCAACCTCTCAAAAAGCACACTTAAGGATCTTCAGCACAAGGCCTTAGTGGCATATATGGAACGCAAAACTGGCCAAAAAGTAGTGGAGCGCCAACAGCCAGCTCCACAGGTGCCCAGCCAGAGGCACTCatctggagggagggagactgaCTGGAGCCCCAGACCTAATTCAGCCAATTCCGGTTGCAGAAAGAAACTACTCAGGCCACTCTCTGCAGGTCGTATTCTAGATGCATGCCCCGTATATGCCCAGTTCACCTCTGCCCAAACCAGTGGTCAGTCACGGCAGTCCAGCCGGAAAGAGGAGCCACCGCCACCATCAGGGAAATCTGCCTCAGTGGAGATCCTCCTGGATGAGACAGAAATTCTTGGATCTTACCGAGCTCGTAGCACGTCAACTCCCCATGCCTTCAGCCAGGTATGTtacatgcatatacagtatattagtATCTCCAAGGGCATATAATTGcaatattatgtttttttcaagtaaatatttatcactgttttgtttgtttactttttaaaattgtattttactCTAGATCCGTAGACATTTTCGTTCTTCATCTATGCACAACAAAGACATCTCAAGGTAAGATTTGAATGCTTAAGGAATATGACATACAATCAttataatcaatataatcaaTCATTATGACATCAATTAACATTTTCCTCTGAAAAGGCATTTTAGTGTTACTAAGATGACTCACCAT
This is a stretch of genomic DNA from Electrophorus electricus isolate fEleEle1 chromosome 6, fEleEle1.pri, whole genome shotgun sequence. It encodes these proteins:
- the shroom1 gene encoding protein Shroom3; amino-acid sequence: MDSYNFQFERMSNLDLHPLSLPVSRLSPAKSTSSIDQYTHHHSKGDSAYSSFSGGSSAHDYSSPFLSDDFHPHNLQYTDLKYVKAVYSPRILESDPKSMDQLYHSMEALAQQDHHPSKNVSPHVKDPLVPDTALPTPPPPPAPLNSFVENLEISQAHQSPEGHLGDISSSRPQTANSEVLVSRSDPVCGWRFSEHYPKDQLKLDAESKSAAVLSRLTWQTSERLQHTKGSQSEVQQKRSLPAYGVPVNEQQSMVNPWHMAQNMISGSIQHKGQFYFVTGVYKSSESSVPQPQCVVDTCSTEPHRQAERQRSHSTIENMFMNVPLRKPSSPDGPKGKLFFQENKQSSAPKEYEEPAKNHVFNHFCKIDKASQGANVLEDSQKIMSMDTGRHHTTNHPIFYCGPETSFSTSDTSQNKTPETDQSIHTKEDEYINRLTRQPLVDVPSEKISKETTPLLYHLTGANQASFMNKAKNEKSDSWGCKDPDWSKTKPNAGKQSLCSSGDTTHSEICKEETVKDFSYLCNTLDDSFKKYYKEKLKDAQSKVLRETSFKRKDLQLSWPYRIEQRSDKKLSVVPSGLPQDMHSKPECPIQPHLPKFQQTEKEFMKTRSQDIDKGVEKEQNTAQPQVPRVGHRKRLTLEQKKLSRSEPEKLHQLADEPTHITCRSLGSENEGLLSEDSQGEHGLVATRRNVFETRGRALSASNLSKSTLKDLQHKALVAYMERKTGQKVVERQQPAPQVPSQRHSSGGRETDWSPRPNSANSGCRKKLLRPLSAGRILDACPVYAQFTSAQTSGQSRQSSRKEEPPPPSGKSASVEILLDETEILGSYRARSTSTPHAFSQIRRHFRSSSMHNKDISSCLFSAQHKEDDFKHHAASVPDQRPARVMASRGKSLEELGVSKVARPRVLSKSSEQLHQPQEKPVASDRESRYLPFLAETQEHTQRKLRQEHAPLIGCEKNIQAIPDQHCSKEPSSLDHPSTTGEGITSSAAVSCLPSCDDKPPVSHGKEDRLTSTASSLRGSSLGVSKMKAVPQEQSSTKLEMPPGDLSEVQRCNFGHEVCLTIGITTDPNLWGDKGDECTPSQNVTTGHLQNTRPTPCDEMETAPNLIDFDLDSVSTHDGNQEKKETGENCGSLEAKKPVGACSKGQHQWEILIQDVVSADQSLARILYPITNRKTALMLMEQLLSEDTLLMEEHYKKKQEQKVNMAEQTNGSPEMTNSDKVNNPSVPADDSVSLTAQQHTQCNTGVDITEKKRQLVAHLQEQLTSVEGLRSALQEEEQENGVRGDSTEALVRSRCLPAELERYTLFIGDLERVINLLLCLSARLARVQNTLSTVDENTDAEEKQSLANRHQLLCKQREDAKDLKDNLDRRERVVSGFLAKQLSDSQLQEYRRFVQTKASLLIRHKELDEKQRLAEEQLEALLNSISP